The Microbacterium luteum nucleotide sequence GGGCAGCTCGCGCTCATCGTGCTGGTGAAGCTCGCCGCTCTCCTCATCGCCGGCGCCGCCGGCTTCCGCGGTGGCCGCGTGTTCCCGGCCGTCTTCATCGGCGCGGCCGTCGGCGTGCTCGCCTATGCCCTCTTCCCCGGCATCCCGCTCACCCTGGCGATCTCGGCCGGTGTGCTGGGCATCTGCCTCGTCGTCATCCGCGACGGCTGGCTCTCGCTGTTCATCGCCGCCGTCGTCTCCGGCGACGCCGCGATGGTGCCCATCCTGTGCATGGTGGTGCTTCCCGGATGGCTCGCCGTCGCTCGTCTGCCCGAGATGCGGATCACACCCCCCGAGGGCCACCGCGAGAACGACGCCGCGACCCCCGCCAGACCGGCCTGAGACCGGCGGCGCCGCGCGTTCGTTCGCCCACGGCGTCACCGGGGCGTCACCGTCGCGGTGCGAAGCGAAGTACGGTCGAAGACAACCGTCATCCCCTGTTCCGAGGTACCCGCATGTCCACTGACACCCGCCCCTCCCGCGCCCGATTCGGCCGGGGTGCCCCGGACGACGGGCCGCGCGCGAGCATGCGGCAGCTGCTGCCCTTCCTCCTGGAGCACCGCACCGTGCTCGTCGTCGTCGCGATCCTCAGTGTCTTCGGCGCCGTCACCACGCTCGCGCAGCCGGTGCTGGTCGGGCAGGTCATCGAGGCGGTGCAGGCCGAGCAGGCGCTCGGGATGCTCGTGTGGGCGATCGTCGCGCTCGTGATCGTGTCGTCGGTCATCTCCGGCTATCAGCACTACCTCCTGCAGCGCACCGGCACCGCGGTGGTCTACTCGAGCCGGCGGCGGCTCATCGCGCGCATCCTCCACCTGCCGATCAGCGAGTTCGACGCGCGCCGCACCGGCGACCTCGTCTCGCGCGTGGGCACCGACACCACCCTCCTGTACGCCGTGCTCACGCAGGGCCTCGCGGACGCGGTCGGCAACGCCCTGATCTTCGTCGGCGCCATCATCGCCATGGCGCTCATCGACCCGCTGCTGCTCGGCGCCATCGTGATCGTTCTCGGCGTGTCGATCCTGGGGGTCGTGACCCTCAGCGGTCGCATCCGCAAGGCGACGGCGGAGCAGCAGGTCAAGGTGGGCGAACTCGCCTCCGGCGTCGAGCGCGCCATCGGCTCCATCCGCACGGTGCGGGCATCGGGCGCCGGCGAGCGCGAGCAGTCGGCCCTCACCGCCACGGCCGGCGAGGCCTACGGCGTGGGGGTGCGGATCGCGAAGGTGTCGGCCCTCGTGGTGCCCATCGCCGGCATCGCCCTGCAGGTGTCGCTGCTGGCCGTGCTCGGACTCGGCGGATACCGCGTCGCGGACGGTGCCATCGGGGTGGCCGACCTCGTCACCTTCGTGATGTTCCTCTTCCTTCTCGTCGGGCCGCTCGGGTCGTTCTTCGGCGCCATCACCTCCGTCAACCAGGCGCTCGGCGCCCTGGGCCGCATCCAGGAGGTGCTCGATCTCCCCACGGAGACCCAGGATGACGCGCGGATCGCCGCGACCGTCGCTCCCGAGCCCGACGGCACGGCCGGAGACGCCGCGGCCGTGGAGTTCCGGAACGTGCGGTTCGGGTATCCCGAGCACGTCGTCGCCGCTCGCCGTCGGGCGGAGACCGAGGCACGCGCGGTGCTCGAGAGCGCCCACGTCGACACGTCGGCCGTCACCCTGCCCGACGAGGCGGACGACGCGCAGCCCGCCGAGACCGTGGACGAGACGAAGGATGTGCTCCGCGGCGTCTCGTTCCGCGTCCCGCGCGGCGCCCGCGTGGCCCTGGTGGGCCCGTCGGGTGCGGGAAAGAGCACGACCCTGTCGCTCATCGAGCGGTTCTACGATCCGACCGGCGGCGCCATCCTGCTCGACGGACAGGACGTGCGCACCCTCGACCGCGACGACCTGCGCAGCCGCCTCGGCTACGTCGAACAGGACGCGCCGACCCTCGCCGGCACGATCGCCGAGAACCTGCGCCTGGCCTCCCCCGACGCCACCGACGCCGAGTGCGAGAGTGTGCTGCGCGCGGTGAACCTCGGCGACGTGCTCGACCGGAGCCCCGACGGGCTCGACGCCGCCGTGGGCGAGAGCGGGGTCATGCTCTCCGGCGGTGAGCGCCAGCGCCTCGCGATCGCCCGCGCCCTGCTGGCCGCACCCCCCATCCTGCTCCTGGACGAGTCGACCTCGTCGTTGGACGGCCTGAACGAGCAGCGCATGCGCGAGGCGATCGACGCCGTCGCCGCGGGGCGCACGCTCATCGTGATCGCCCACCGCCTGTCGACCGTGGTCGACAGCGATCTCATCGTCGTGATGGAGAACGGCCGCGTCGTCGGATCGGGCACCCACTCCGAGCTCGTGCAGTCCACGCCGCTCTACCGCGACCTCGCCAAGCATCAGCTGCTGGTGTGACCCGGCAGCCGCGCTGCCCGCACATCCCGCAGCCGCCGCGCGCGCACATCCCTTCCCGCTCCGCAGTCACTTTCTGCGCATCCTTCCCGCTCGCTCCGCAGTCACCTTCCGCGCATCCCTCCCGCTCCGCAGTCACCTTCCGCGCATCCCGCTCGCTCCGCAGTCACCATCTGCGCATCTGACAGCGGAGCACCCGCACAATCTGACTGCCGAGCGGTCATGCGGCCACGCGCGGCGGCGCGCACGCGGCAGCGCGCACGCGGCAGCGTGCACTCGGCGCGCGCGTGGAACCGCCTCAGGAGCGGGTCAGGCGGTAACGCAGGGCGTCGAGCTCCGCGCGCAGGGCCGCCGGCACGCGGCCGTCGAAGGTGTCGTAGAACTCCTCCGTGAGATCGGCCTCGCGCAGCCACGAGTCGCGGTCGATCGCGAAGAGCGCGTCGAGGTCGTCCTGCGGCACGTCGATCCCCTCGAGGTCGATGTCGGATGTCTCCGGCAGCCGGCCGATCGGGCTGTCGACCGCGGGCACCTCGCCGTCGATGCGGCGGATGATCCAGTCGATCACGCGGGCGTTGTCGCCGAACCCGGGCCACAGGAAGCGGCCGTCGTCGCCCTTGCGGAACCAGTTGACCTGGAAGATGCGCGGAGCGCGGTCGAACCGCAGCTTCTGCCCGATCCGGAGCCAGTGTCCGAAGTAGTCGGCCATGTTGTAGCCGCAGAACGGCAGCATCGCGAACGGATCGCGGCGGAGCTCTCCGACGGTCCCCTCGGCGGCGGCGGTGCGCTCGGATGAGATGGTCGAGCCCATGAAGACGCCGTGGGTCCAGTCGGTCGCCTCGACGACCAGCGGCACGTTCGTCGCACGGCGCCCGCCGAACAGGATCGCATCCAGCGGCACGCCCTGCGGCGCATCCCAGTCGGGGGCGATCTGCGGGCACTGCGCCGCGCCGACGGTGAAG carries:
- a CDS encoding ABC transporter ATP-binding protein, with product MSTDTRPSRARFGRGAPDDGPRASMRQLLPFLLEHRTVLVVVAILSVFGAVTTLAQPVLVGQVIEAVQAEQALGMLVWAIVALVIVSSVISGYQHYLLQRTGTAVVYSSRRRLIARILHLPISEFDARRTGDLVSRVGTDTTLLYAVLTQGLADAVGNALIFVGAIIAMALIDPLLLGAIVIVLGVSILGVVTLSGRIRKATAEQQVKVGELASGVERAIGSIRTVRASGAGEREQSALTATAGEAYGVGVRIAKVSALVVPIAGIALQVSLLAVLGLGGYRVADGAIGVADLVTFVMFLFLLVGPLGSFFGAITSVNQALGALGRIQEVLDLPTETQDDARIAATVAPEPDGTAGDAAAVEFRNVRFGYPEHVVAARRRAETEARAVLESAHVDTSAVTLPDEADDAQPAETVDETKDVLRGVSFRVPRGARVALVGPSGAGKSTTLSLIERFYDPTGGAILLDGQDVRTLDRDDLRSRLGYVEQDAPTLAGTIAENLRLASPDATDAECESVLRAVNLGDVLDRSPDGLDAAVGESGVMLSGGERQRLAIARALLAAPPILLLDESTSSLDGLNEQRMREAIDAVAAGRTLIVIAHRLSTVVDSDLIVVMENGRVVGSGTHSELVQSTPLYRDLAKHQLLV